From Hoplias malabaricus isolate fHopMal1 chromosome 11, fHopMal1.hap1, whole genome shotgun sequence, a single genomic window includes:
- the cyba gene encoding cytochrome b-245 light chain codes for MGKIEWAMWANEQALASGFIYLTGGIVGVAGRLKGWEFAAFGIAAGVFVCLLEYPRSKRAKGTSVERTGQYCFTVCVKAFGPLTRNYYVRAFLHAILCVPGGFMLATVLGCVCLGMASLIYLSAAIHGEHWEPILPKMDSVKHIGESIKHPPQNPPPRPPPEMRRKRTDDLESAAYVNPIPVTANE; via the exons ATGGGCAAAATCGAGTGGGCGATGTGGGCAAATGAACAAGCCCTTGCTTCTGGATTCA TTTATCTGACCGGTGGAATTGTTGGGGTCGCTGGACGGCTGAAGGGCTGGGAGTTTGCCGCTTTTGGGAT AGctgcaggtgtgtttgtgtgtttgcttgAGTACCCAAGAAGCAAAAGGGCCAAAGGCACCAGTGTTGAGAGAAC TGGTCAGTACTGCTTCACTGTATGTGTAAAGGCATTTGGCCCCCTGACCAGAAACTACTACGTCAGAGCATTCCTGCATGCTAT ACTATGTGTCCCAGGAGGTTTTATGCTTGCTACAGTTTTAGGCTGTGTTTGTCTCGGAATGGCCAGCCTCATCTACCTTTCA GCCGCTATACACGGTGAGCACTGGGAACCAATTCTGCCAAAGATGGATTCTGTAAAACACATTGGGGAGAGCATCAAACATCCTCCTCAGAATCCCCCTCCACGGCCGCCCCCAGAGATGCGCAGAAAGAGAACAGATGACCTGGAGTCTGCAGCATACGTTAACCCTATTCCTGTCACTGCCAATGAATGA